A section of the Osmia lignaria lignaria isolate PbOS001 chromosome 3, iyOsmLign1, whole genome shotgun sequence genome encodes:
- the LOC117605385 gene encoding uncharacterized protein LOC117605385: protein MSGAPARGTAPRRQRRHHHHHHHHHQKHQKLRDEQSSDEPEEKRPKVNPIFLWASQREQRIVEVRCEDYDKRNRIKLTKTAQGWRSIPRTASNMYSTELGVTFQRSSTANSSNSCVTNEEKDKQTGRVAVNLQHIPAKELANGRTNGLLDRHAGKKRSYDEIDRKLEHRRNYSYPLDELRHGSRVQTQWNEERRRVPCSDDEEDDDDEEDDDDDEEEDEEDDEERDENENEVVESNRFNKDSIRCNGRSNLERLQKDKLFQPRVVLEQLHFSRLPEGVHQNVLQRREKEQKGQNEDDVIGEEKAVVDNEKRRHMNKAGIQDILNMIDATASPVLATDTPSADLPVDSTKTYEILNENFHAESSENTIKESSNSTVLMELSSKIKEQTRTDLISSYHHQEDEVKNSDNLADDKIEIREEKILASYDTEHEDGKKKPRIKDDVIIVSIKNSTDSKSCKVVEADGGLGTRAKCRSNCRTKWQNVVTVNDDTQLEAEEERPDEPGEPIKLDYNDSSKILNALRNTPGLSVSITRTHTPPESAKNITIPSTRPASKASSSSRSPDSQAECVERLMKNADSATEARGTSSPKSLPGLSIIIPSYRYRNPQTVATHSTSPASAKSRVESPESTVNFPKSDAYADGSKLDGFPHEEDEVEDEREMEEDEDDCDSQVLEDLRRQKADSLAYESDRDYYHRQTGNSEDRRTPLENAKNQAQWISSSRSSEAQAKCKYQDVEHFDEQVLEELRTRGTVVSPQPSGIPCSPASRRPSSAYLERLLPSPPCSVSCSEDAKNDLTLKGILSSPNQLEARDYEKQKEISIRCEQIPSDHLPVRSDHSKDTERPSANRKGRSLQVQNQETRNSARPMSSGDIHSTYLVTDRATPKRPMYTEWSVGRLKGQSSSYQKSCGKLRVHTMEEACTTSTGTDKLLDPASQLRELIETSGHLIPDPLLVPRDYLPGLAAAPASEIPKLLASRPELRLPEALTRPDLLRDPDLLVISLAHLQHVLDHGEGPVSRSRYSHPRINNGTNKGSGHASYGMKNASQTRPKLSCKPIGTLMPAPIDLSSSRRSSPYPPLLKVRSGLLKQEPEVSSTASSPDDSQLWHPLFGSQKRQQQQQQQQHHHQQQHQHQHQHQHPSWHRTTLAS, encoded by the coding sequence ATGAGCGGGGCCCCTGCACGGGGCACAGCGCCCCGTCGTCAAAGacgtcatcatcatcatcaccaccatcatcatcagAAACATCAGAAGCTTCGGGACGAGCAATCGTCGGACGAACCGGAAGAGAAGCGTCCGAAAGTAAATCCGATATTCCTGTGGGCCTCGCAGCGAGAGCAAAGGATCGTCGAGGTGAGATGCGAGGATTACGACAAGAGGAATCGCATCAAGCTGACGAAGACCGCGCAAGGATGGCGTTCCATACCGAGGACTGCTTCCAACATGTACTCCACCGAATTGGGTGTCACTTTCCAGAGGAGCAGCACCGCGAACTCTTCGAATTCGTGCGTCACAAACGAAGAAAAAGACAAACAAACCGGACGCGTCGCCGTGAATCTTCAGCATATCCCGGCGAAAGAATTGGCGAACGGCCGTACCAACGGTTTGCTCGACAGACACGCCGGAAAGAAGAGGAGTTACGATGAGATTGATAGAAAGCTCGAACACAGACGAAATTATTCTTATCCTTTGGATGAATTGCGACACGGTAGCAGAGTGCAAACCCAGTGGAACGAGGAACGACGAAGAGTGCCATGCTCCGATGACGAGGAGgatgacgacgacgaagaagacgacgacgacgacgaggaggaggacgaaGAGGACGATGAGGAGAGGGACGAAAATGAGAACGAAGTTGTGGAATCGAATAGGTTTAACAAAGACTCGATTAGATGCAATGGAAGAAGTAACCTGGAAAGGTTGCAGAAGGACAAGCTGTTCCAGCCGCGAGTCGTGCTGGAACAGCTACACTTTTCTCGATTGCCTGAGGGCGTTCATCAAAATGTCCTTCAGAGACGGGAAAAAGAGCAGAAGGGGCAGAACGAGGATGATGTTATCGGCGAGGAGAAGGCAGTAGTagataatgaaaaaagaagacacATGAACAAGGCGGGCATTCAGGATATACTGAACATGATAGATGCGACTGCCTCCCCGGTTCTAGCTACCGATACTCCTAGCGCCGATCTGCCCGTCGACTCTACGAAAACCTACGAGATTCTCAACGAGAATTTTCACGCTGAATCTAGCGAGAATACAATCAAAGAGTCGTCTAATTCAACGGTGCTGATGGAACTGTCTAGTAAAATTAAAGAGCAAACGAGAACCGATCTGATCTCTAGCTACCATCATCAGGAGGACGAAGTTAAGAACAGTGATAATCTTGCTGATGATAAGATAGAGATTCGCGAAGAGAAAATTCTCGCCAGCTACGACACTGAACACGAAGATGGAAAGAAGAAGCCTCGGATAAAAGACGATGTGATCATTGTGTCTATAAAAAATAGTACGGACTCGAAATCGTGTAAGGTTGTCGAGGCGGACGGTGGACTTGGAACTCGAGCAAAGTGCAGATCGAACTGTCGTACAAAGTGGCAAAACGTGGTGACTGTGAACGATGATACTCAGTTAGAGGCGGAGGAAGAGCGACCCGACGAACCGGGAGAGCCGATCAAACTAGATTACAACGATAGTTCAAAGATTCTAAACGCGCTTAGGAACACTCCAGGACTTTCGGTGTCTATAACGAGAACCCACACGCCGCCGGAGAGTGCGAAGAACATAACGATACCTTCGACCAGGCCAGCGTCGAAGGCGTCGTCGTCGAGCAGATCGCCGGATTCGCAGGCGGAATGCGTCGAGAGATTGATGAAGAACGCCGACTCTGCGACCGAGGCGCGAGGAACGTCATCTCCGAAAAGTCTGCCCGGTCTGTCGATCATCATTCCCAGTTACCGATATAGGAACCCTCAGACAGTGGCGACGCATTCCACGAGCCCTGCCAGCGCGAAGTCGCGCGTCGAATCGCCGGAGAGTACCGTGAATTTCCCGAAAAGCGACGCGTACGCGGACGGGTCCAAGCTGGACGGATTCCCTCACGAGGAAGACGAAGTCGAAGACGAAAGAGAGATGGAGGAAGACGAGGACGATTGCGACTCGCAAGTGTTGGAGGATCTCAGACGTCAGAAAGCAGACTCGTTGGCGTACGAGTCCGACAGAGACTATTACCATAGGCAAACGGGCAATTCGGAGGATCGTAGAACTCCTCTGGAGAACGCGAAGAATCAGGCGCAGTGGATAAGCTCGAGCAGAAGCAGCGAGGCGCAAGCGAAATGCAAATATCAGGATGTAGAACATTTCGACGAGCAAGTACTCGAGGAACTGCGAACCCGCGGTACTGTTGTCTCACCGCAGCCGAGTGGAATTCCCTGTTCACCGGCTTCCAGGAGGCCGTCTTCGGCGTATCTCGAGAGACTACTACCTAGTCCTCCTTGTTCCGTGTCCTGTTCCGAGGACGCGAAGAACGATTTAACTTTGAAGGGTATACTGTCGTCTCCTAATCAATTAGAAGCAAGAGACTACGAGAAGCAGAAGGAGATATCCATCCGCTGTGAACAGATACCCAGTGATCATCTTCCTGTTCGGTCAGACCACAGCAAGGACACCGAGAGACCCAGTGCGAATAGAAAAGGGAGAAGCTTGCAGGTTCAGAATCAGGAGACGAGGAACTCGGCTAGACCAATGTCCAGCGGTGATATCCATAGCACGTATCTCGTGACGGATCGCGCCACGCCCAAGAGGCCGATGTACACCGAATGGTCGGTCGGTAGGCTAAAGGGCCAGTCGAGTTCCTATCAGAAATCCTGCGGTAAGCTTCGGGTGCACACCATGGAGGAGGCTTGCACCACGTCCACCGGCACGGACAAGCTCCTCGATCCTGCTAGTCAGCTTAGAGAATTGATAGAGACGTCCGGACATCTGATTCCCGATCCTCTTCTGGTACCCAGGGATTATCTTCCGGGTCTGGCAGCAGCGCCGGCCAGCGAAATTCCAAAATTACTCGCCTCCAGACCGGAGCTAAGGCTGCCAGAAGCACTGACCAGACCTGATCTCCTCAGGGATCCAGATTTACTGGTCATATCCCTGGCCCATCTTCAGCATGTTCTCGATCACGGCGAAGGTCCGGTCTCCAGGTCGAGATACTCTCATCCGAGGATCAACAACGGCACTAACAAAGGATCCGGTCACGCGAGCTACGGGATGAAAAACGCGTCCCAAACGAGACCGAAGCTCAGCTGCAAACCGATCGGCACTCTAAT